Within the Streptomyces sp. R41 genome, the region GCAGGAAGTACGAGGGGCTCACCCCTGAGGGTGAGGTCGTACTGGCCTGGGCGCACCGCATCCTCGCCGAGCGCGACGCCCTGCGCCAGGAGCTGTCGACGCTGCGCGGCGGCCTGACCGGCACCCTGCGCCTGGGCATCGTCCCCACCGCGCTGCCCGCCGCGTCCCTCCTCACCACCCCGTTCTGCGAGTGGCACCCGCGGGCCCGGGTCAGCCTGGAGTCGCTGTCGTCCGCCGAGATCAGCCACGGTCTCGCCGAGTTCGAGCTGGACGCGGCGATGACGTACCTCGACGACGACGAGCTGCGTCACGCACGCCGCTTCCCGCTGTACGAGGAGCACTACGTGCTCCTCACTCCGGTGGACGGCCCGCTGGCCACGGCGCCGACGGCCCGCTGGGCGCACGCGGCGGCGCTGCCGCTGTGTCTGCTGAGCCCCCGGATGCGCAACCGCCGGATCATGGACGAGTGCTTCGCCGCCGACGGCGCGACGGCCGCCCCGGCGATCGAGTCGGACAGCGTCGCCGGGCTGTACGCGCAGCTGCCGGGCGGCCGCTGGTCCAGCGTGATCTCGCACGCCTGGCTGCACATGTTCGGGGTGCCGGACGGGATGCGGGTGGTGCCGCTGGAGGGGCCCGCGCACGGGCCCAGGGTCGGGATCGTGGTGGCCCGGGAGGAGCCTCAGTCCGTCCTGGCGGAGGCGCTGTTGAAGGTGGCGCGGGAGGCGGGCGTACGGGATGCCCTCGACGCGCTGCTGAAGGAGCATCTGGGCGAGCGGAGCTGACGGAGCAGCTGATAGCCGCCGGCTGTCCGGGCATAGCAACGTTCGCTTTGACCAGCGCGATCGACCCCGAGGATCGTGAAAAGCACCTTCCGATCAACGGAGTTGAGGAGAGCCGCGTCATGGCCAAGGTGCTCTGCGTGCTGTACGACGACCCGACCGACGGATACCCCACGACGTACGCCCGGGACGATCTCCCGGTCATCGACCACTACGCCGGCGGCCAGACCACGCCCACCCCGAAGGCGACCGACTTCACCCCCGGCCACCTCCTCGGCGGCGTGACCGGCGAACTCGGCCTGCGCCGCTTCCTGGAGGAGCGCGGGCACACCCTCGTCGTCACCTCCGACAAGGACGGTGACGGTTCGGTCTTCGACCGTGAGCTGCCCGACGCGGACGTCGTCGTCTCGCAGCCGTTCTGGCCGGCGTACCTGACCCCCGAGCGCATCGCCGCCGCCAAGAACCTGAAGCTGGCGATCACGGCCGGCATCGGCTCCGACCACGTCGACCTCGACGCGGCCATCGCGCACGGCGATGGGGGTCCCCCCTGCTCGAACGGAGTTGAGAGCTGGGGGAGGTCGCCGAAGTGACGTACTGCAACAGCATCAGCGTCGCCGAACACGTGGTGATGATGACGCTCTCGCTGGTACGGAACTACCTGCCCGCGCACCAGGTGGTGCTGGACGGCGGCTGGAACATCGCCGACTGCGTGGCCCGCTCGTACGACCTGGAGGGCATGCACGTCGGCACGGTGGCCGCCTGGGGGTGCCCCCAGGCCC harbors:
- a CDS encoding LysR substrate-binding domain-containing protein; its protein translation is MLLRQLEYLVALARERHFARAAAACFVTQPSLSAAIRRLEHELDVPIVRRGRKYEGLTPEGEVVLAWAHRILAERDALRQELSTLRGGLTGTLRLGIVPTALPAASLLTTPFCEWHPRARVSLESLSSAEISHGLAEFELDAAMTYLDDDELRHARRFPLYEEHYVLLTPVDGPLATAPTARWAHAAALPLCLLSPRMRNRRIMDECFAADGATAAPAIESDSVAGLYAQLPGGRWSSVISHAWLHMFGVPDGMRVVPLEGPAHGPRVGIVVAREEPQSVLAEALLKVAREAGVRDALDALLKEHLGERS